The following proteins come from a genomic window of Corynebacterium sp. P4-C1:
- a CDS encoding L,D-transpeptidase gives MSFTPRHALETKTSRFARRAGSLLAGAGIVAAIVASPATAEAAPAPALPNLTASSSSAFLQQAEKNLQAASMQLNTNARNAVWDARNALRAQATALAGANKAFEKQLHDGIDGLVEAIAPGLIAEHTPKPKPKPAPKPAPKPAPQPKPAPKPAPKPQPGGCAPSARACVDLKNQRTWLQSNGKITYGPVRMASGKPGQETPKGFHYVNRKVKDEISYEFNNAPMPYATYFTNNGIAFHQGDPSIKSAGCIRMYRQDAQTYFNNLQIGDQVHVF, from the coding sequence ATGTCCTTCACACCGCGCCACGCGCTTGAAACCAAAACCTCCCGCTTTGCCCGCCGCGCAGGTTCGCTGCTGGCTGGCGCGGGCATCGTCGCCGCTATCGTCGCAAGCCCCGCGACCGCCGAGGCCGCGCCTGCTCCGGCCCTGCCGAACCTGACTGCGTCGAGCTCCTCGGCGTTCCTGCAGCAGGCCGAGAAGAACCTGCAGGCCGCATCCATGCAGCTGAACACCAACGCACGCAACGCCGTGTGGGACGCACGTAACGCTCTGCGCGCCCAGGCGACCGCGCTCGCCGGTGCCAACAAGGCCTTCGAGAAGCAGCTTCACGACGGCATCGACGGCCTCGTCGAAGCTATCGCTCCCGGCCTGATCGCGGAGCACACGCCGAAACCGAAGCCGAAGCCCGCGCCGAAACCGGCCCCGAAGCCTGCACCGCAGCCGAAGCCCGCGCCGAAACCGGCCCCGAAGCCGCAGCCTGGTGGTTGCGCCCCGTCGGCACGCGCCTGCGTCGACCTGAAGAATCAGCGCACCTGGCTGCAGAGCAACGGCAAGATCACCTATGGGCCGGTCCGCATGGCGTCCGGCAAGCCGGGGCAGGAGACACCGAAGGGCTTCCACTACGTCAACCGCAAGGTCAAGGACGAGATCTCCTACGAGTTCAACAACGCCCCGATGCCGTACGCGACGTACTTCACTAACAACGGCATCGCCTTCCACCAGGGCGACCCGTCCATCAAGTCGGCCGGCTGCATCCGCATGTACCGCCAAGATGCCCAGACCTACTTCAACAACTTGCAGATCGGCGATCAGGTCCACGTCTTTTAA